ACGTGCAAGGGTAGGTGGGTATTCGTTTGCGCTGGCTTTGCTGTCCGTTGGTTTACTGACCTTTGTTCCCTAGATAGAAGTAGCAAGATAGCATTGCGCTCTTGTGTCTGAGTTAGGAACTGTATTAGCATTCAGTGTGAAGTATAACACAGTTAATGTATACACACGAACACTAATAAGCATCTATGGTGTGAAATTTTCTAGCCCTTGGGCTGCCACCGATGTTAATTAGCAGTAGCAGCTCCGATACTCTTGTTTCAGTGCTGGTACGTAGCTATAGAGAGCTGTGTACTTCAGGAGTCCTCAGAAGCAGAGATTAGGTGGTGTTACCGTGGTCACCCTAAACAGTGCCTTCTGCGCTTTCATGGAGCTGTAGGTAGAGGCAAAGATTCAGGAAATCCTTGAGCAACAGTGTTGTAGTGAAGATATTTCAGAGGCCATCAGTGAAGAGGTGGCTGAGCAATGCTAGATGAAAAGTAAATATCTTAAATCTTTTTCCAAGGATTAAGAAAAAGAACCACCAGAACAAAACCGTGCTTTGGCACTATTCTTGCCATCCAAACTTACGAGGAACTGAATGAGATTTTATCAAGGGACCTAACCATCAAATTATCATTTTTGAGGGATACCACTGACCTCACTCTAGTCTCATCATCCACAGTTACAAGGATTCCAGTGTTGGAAAGCCAGCTGAACATCTGGCCTAGTGATGTGAGCAATCAACTTGTTCCCACAGAAAAGGCTCAGCTGATAAGCAGTTATTTTAACTGTGATTTGCTTTAgttagaaattacttttgtcaAAGCTCTGAAATacacacagtatttttccacATATATTCTACATTGGATCATTTTGAACAATCTAATAGCCCTTTATTTTATCCTGTTTGGCATGGGATAAAATAGGGACTATGTTAGACCGTGCATAAAGCATCCTGGCTGGCTGCAAACTAGATGCCTGTGGATATACATggcatttcatttgcttttgcatgTAACAAAGGAGTCGTGTCCCCTTTGACCAATTTAATTATAACTATATTATTTAGTAGTTTAGTACTAAACAGTTTGAGTGctgtttcaaaaatgttttgatacattaactttttttaatttagttggGATAATGAATCTATCCAGCTTGCACAGAGTTGGATCCCACGAGAAACAGGTATAATAGTCtggtttttatgtttttactgTAGCTCTTAACGTGATACTTATTCTACAGtaacagggggtttttttctgtgcacagtAATATTTGCATCAGATGTGAGAATAAATTTTGACAAATTTAGGAACTGTATGACTGCAACTGTGATATCAAAAACCATCATTACAACTAACCCAGGTATGAGCTGTTGAAGTATTGCTTTGGTATCAGTAATCATTATAGACTAGAATGCATGAATTAATCTGTTGGAGGTCTGATTTCTTCTGCCTGCTTGCCTCAGAAAGCTTCCTGCTTCTTGTCTGTTATGTAGTGACCAATGCTTTTGGCTTCcacccttttctctctcttttttttttttttttttaattttatctaagCAGCCTTCATATATTCCATGTAGGACTAACAGTTAaagtaaaaaagagaaaagcatctcTTGGCTAATTCCAAGAAACAACGTGTTGGTGCTACCAGAATACAAAgttgtaaaatataattatgctgttatttttacatGCTACATATattaataactttaaaaaatacactttcaagaaacagcagaagcaaatgtTCTCTTCAGCTTCATAAAAGAGAGTGCAAAATCAGGAGCTTTGCATGGTAAAATGGAGGAGCAGTCAAAAGAATCCGTTAACTGTAAGCATGGATCCAAACACTTTGATTTTATTGAACTCTGTAGTGTAGTTTCACAGTGCAGTTGAAATTTCAGGTTCTTGCTCTGTGTGTTCATAGAAACAAAACTAAGGTATAGCCTGGCCAAATACTTGAAGTTGGGACTGTTGTTACTGGGGCCATGCCTTATAATATCAGTTCTGTATCTTCAGGATTGGTGACTTGCACCCCGTCTGGCATGTTCTTTCTGTCTTGAACAAGTACGAAAAATGGAGAGGGAAaggtttttttgtcaaaaacTTGCTTTGGGGGATACAAGGATTAAATATTAGAGATTTTCCTGATTTGACTccccttttgttttatttttgtccccAAATGACAAGCCTGCTTCAAAAGGAAGGTGTGTGGGACTTTTCTGGTGCTTTAGATCAaatcctctcctttttcttacCCTAAGAtccttttttgttattgttcttctgtgttgtttctttctcaGGCACACTTAACATGTCTTTTTAACTTCTAGTGGAGACTATAGTTGATGTTTATACTGTGgaacagatgaaagaaaaagctttacagAGTGATGGGAAACTTGAACCAGTCTATGGCATTATTTATGGCTACATTTCTACACTGGACATTGATGATAATGCATCCAAAGTTATTCGCAACAGATGGTAAGCAACTGCctgttttaaatttgtattaaaaagtgCTTATCCTTCTTGCCCTGACCCAGATTAGATGGAAGAATATTTTAGTCCCATTTTGgacaagaaataaaactctTCTGGAGGACGCCATGTGAATTTCTGTTGTGTAGACTTCCAGAAGTAGCAAGGAAGAGGAGCTGGCTTTATGAAGGACTTGTTCTTTCTGGTCCTAGAggagcaaagaagaaataggCCATTTTGTCCCAGACAGACTTAAGAGTTTAGaagatgaagattttttttttttaaaaaagaggaaaagtctCTTGGGAAATCTCAGTCTAGAAAGCAGTTTCAAACAAGGAGGAATTGCATATATGCATTAATTATCTTCTTATGTTTCAGTTCAATATGCCGTTTCCTGGTGAATGAAATGTCAAACACGTGCACTTTCTGCAGTGACATCTCTTCAGATTCAAAGTCAACTTTTGCAAGCTTTGACATACTCGTTGATCTGACAGATCACACAGGCACTCTTTATTCTTGTTACCTGTCTGACTGTGTAGCTGAGGAAACATTAGGCTGCACAGTAAGTAGAAATGAATTAGGTTGTTCTTAATTGATCTGAGCTGTGACGCCTGATGAAAATCacaaatatatgtaaatgttCTTCGTacatgtctgtgtgtatattggttaaaaaaattgcatatgGATAtggatacacacacacacacacactttgctttttaacaaaTCAAAAGTTAGAAGTTAGTAGCTGCTAATAAGAAGAAACGTGTTAAATGTAAGAGTGAATATCCTATTCAGAATACcgctttattttaattaatttacacTTTTCTGAGAATGCAGTTGGAATTCCCTAATTTTGCTTCTCAAACACCCTGCAATTTATTCTGATTAATCTGACTGTCTTGGTACATATATTACACCAAACACTATGTTAGAAGAGGGAAAATACAGCTTAGAAATGTATTCAAAAAGGCATAAGATGCTCTTTTCATCATCATTTTGTTGTGGAGATGTTGTTATAACTATGTGCTGAAGAAGTGTTCTGTGATGTCCTGTTATTAACAGGTCCATGAGTTCCTCACTCTAACAGAAGACAAGAAGACTGCATTGAAATGGCAACTTCTTTTGGAACGAagcaagatttattttaaagttagtATTTAACGCTGATTTAAAACAGTGGCTGTTTCCCATTCTGTAGTATATTTAGTATTGAAAAATTCCATGTCAGTTCtgctgaactttttaaaataaggattaGTTTTTGTACATATTCTGGATATTCCAAGTAAATAGTCTTTGTCATAATTTCAACATTAGGGGATGTACCTGCAGGATCAGATACGCAGGCCTCTTTCAGGCAAACTATGAAAGACACAAACTGCCCCTAGCCAATACCCATTATGGAGCTGATATTTCAAAAGCACGTATACATGATTTAGCCACTGACTTCTGTGGTTGTAGGTTTATAATGAATAAAGTTAACACTATCAGTTTGCAAGAATAAGGCTCAGTCACGTCACTATATGTAACAGACTGCATGTTATACATATAGTGTAAGGTATATAACTGCAGGTTACCCAAGTATATTTCTTAGTTACCTGTATTTTTGGAAATAATGTGATTAGCTATGTCTAAAATCTGCAATTCTCCTTAAATCAACAACAATATTAGATTCACACACCTGGAGCAATTGTTAAAAGATCTGCTGTTACTTGCaatattctttacttttttcaaTTGCATGCTGGACTGGATTCCTTTTTCATAAAACTGCCTGTTCTAGGACAATGCTAAACTGACTCCCTTTTTTAAACTTGCTCTTCTTAGCAAAACTGTTCTTACTCTCCCATCTCCCCCACCCTCTGCCTctatttccaggaaaaaatgaaagtgtttcACTTCAGGGGTGACAGGTACATAGCATAAAATGTGTGTACTCGTgtataaaataatgtaagatACATATAACCAAATCTGTCAATTAAACATGCTGTGTGATATTTGAGAAGAATATATTTCAAAGTGCTATGCAGCAGTAAAACCAAAGacccttatttatttttacaggttACTTTGTCACCCAGTTGGAGAACCGGACTGAAAGTGAATGTTCTTTCATGCAAACTGGCAGACCCTATAGAGGCCAGTCAGAGCTTGTCGGGAAAAGAGATTGGAAATAAGAGATTACACTATATGGCTTGACAACAGCCAGGAAAAAGCCTATTTCTCCACTGTATTATTAGAGGTAGACTGCTGTTGTCATCATATTTTGCTAAGTATGTTCTGATGGTAAAGAAGGAATATGCATTACTAATCCCTGTAAGTGGGCTTCTGTGTTGATCTTTTTTCAGGtgattgtattttaaaaagtgtactAGGGCCTCAGCTTAAGAAAAGTTAGTTCCACCCCCCTTACCAGGGGGATGGAAGCTTACTTCACTCAgtttagaatatatttttaaaaaatcagaaataacaaGTAGTTCAAGACAGATCTGTTgagctgctgtgtttttaaCTGCCTTGCTacttttgtgctgcttttgtgtCAGTTCAAAAAATAAAGACCCACTTTGAAATACTGCCTGGGTTTGTGGCGTACGTCGGTGAGTCCAAACACGGAACTTCTGGCAACGGCAGAGGCTTGGAAATAGCCATGATGTTTGCAAGGCTGCTTTTCTTTAGGGCAGACTAGTCTCACTAGAACGGAGTAATTAATTACCAGGGACCTCTGACAACCAAACAATCAAGCAAAGACTATAAGCGGCAGAGAAGAAAGACTCTTCTTCACCAAGAAGAGTTGTTGTTAGCTAACATAAAGAACCTAGGTATGTACATTTTGCCCTTCtccatgtattttttcctattttttaatctatttctgTCCTTGGCTTCCCCTGCAGCTGGTGTATTTGTTACATTCACCAGTCCTTACCTTCTGAGCACATTGGGAGTTGGCCTGTTTCAAATGGTGGGAAGATACTGACGCCCTTCTCTTGCAAAGTATTTGTTAGGCTAGAACGCCTTGAGGAACTCCGATCACCCCGGGTTCACTACCTACCCATTAAAGCAACGTGGCAGAGAAAACAACTATAAAACCAGTGAATTTTGACAAGCAATAGTCCAAGATTGCATCCCCCTACTCATGTGAGTGGGAACAAGGGACTAAACGcacaaaaaaatgttgctgGTGTTGGGCCACTGTGTCTCTCCTGTTGCAGCAATAAACAACTTCAGAGTATTAGCTGTTAGGGCTGGAAAATGCTGAagcaaatgtttccattaattttaatcACAACCCAGCTCAGCAATCAATACACAGTGCTCAAGACCAAACTACCACTGATGCATTGTTGCTGTTGCCATAGACGGTAACGTTTGACAGGCACGAAGAAATGGAACCAGTACAGAATGCAAATTTTatccttcctcttccagaaTTATTCACCCAAAGttccctgctcagcccagctctgttGGCCTGATGTCTCTACTTGGCCCGGCTCATCGAGTTGCGACAAATTCAGAGCACAGCTTCCACGCTGACAGAGGTGGGCTTAAATCAAGGAGCATTCTGACTTCTAAGAGCCAGAGGCTGGTTCTGTTCAGACATGGTGGCTGAATGTTTGTTTCAGTTGGCCTCGGTTCCTTAGGCTTCCTTTAGATGAAATCTGAATTCTGTTCACAGCGTTTACGCCTCATCATACGAAGAACTTTTACATGTGCTTTAAGCCATTGGCTTAAGTCAAAACAGCGAACTGAAATGCCTGCACGTTTGCAGGATCAGCGCCCAGCGCAGGTGGCGTATGGGTACGCACGCAGCTGGAGAAGCAAGTTGATagaaaaacatctctttttcttttgcaacatgttctgctttctttttactgtgTGATCTGCAGTATCCTGGACCACGCTGCTCTTTCACAGAGGTGCTTGTCTTTGGGCTACAGTCATTTTCTCTGCAAGACTCTccaaatgcacttttaaaaccaaagtgGTTATTAAGATCTGGCTCCAATAAATGGAGGCCTTTAACTTGGATGCTTGCacatatgtaaaaaaataatccatctgTTTTTGTTAGAAATTAGTCAGTTCTGTGCAACCTTTGAAAATGGTAAGTTTTGATGTTTGCAGGGGGAGGGTTTctttaattgtattttacaaCTTTGTCACTCCATTGAATTGAAAGAGAACTCGCTGTCATGCACGCTGGTAGAGAGTGTTAGATCAGTTGGAgtttggaaaggggaaaagttACACAGCATGGCTTTTTAAcagctggaaatatttaaaaactccAACTGTTGCACTGCGCTGTGTAAGTAATGGTAATTGTTGCAgttagatttttattaaaaatacacttcaaTCAATAAAAGTAAAGACACGTCTACTGGTGACCTTTACCAATGAGCTTCTTTATTCTTGATCTCttgtattattttacttttagaaGCATATTTAAAGCtcagtttaggaaaaaaaatctgccaagCATCTGGCACACTTCCTGCTGCATTACACCCCTTGGAGTGGGAGGGAAAGCAATCCACATTTAATTtgtatatttgaaaaatgcatggaGGAATCGTGAAACTAATCTAAAAAGCAAACATCTTTTTATTGTAGAATACCCCAAGGAGAGAAATTCTTTCTGAAGCTGTAATTCTTGATTTACTGTTACACATACATCTTTGATTTTACATAGCCATGGGTGAGCTTTAGCTCCTACATCACCATTTTAACggtttaatttataatttttattttaaggcaaCACACTGGCAAAGCTCAAAGCATCAGTAGAACAGAAGAGCGCACACAGTGAcagccagcccagctctcctcctcgGCTGTCCGGCACACTGACTCCATCGACAGTTCCAAGGTACGGTTTAGGTATCAACCATCCGCCCCAAGCTGGGTTGGACTCCAGGTTCACAGCCTCAGAGGAGGCTGAAGCCTCCATGGAAACAGGGCCGTTTTAGTCAAGTGCCTTTCGAGGTCACGGGTTACGTGCCTTTGATGCACGCCAGCCCATTAGACGCTTGGGCCATGTAAGTGTTTAACGTACAGGACAGCTTGTGCGTCTCTTTGTTCACCAGATGTTCCCAAAAGAGCCTCTTCCGACGCAGACAGGGTCCCAGCCCAGCGCCCGGTTAGGATCCACGCGTTTGCTGCGCCACCTTAAACCGCATGGAAATGACGTCGCTTATCCCAGCCTCTATCTCATCGTTGGCCTCCACTGATCCAACTCCTTTGGGAGTCCCTGTCAGAATCAAGTCCCCTTCTTCCAGGGTGAATATTTCGCTGATGTAGCTGAtgaggtaggggatggagaagaTCATCGAGGAGGtctccccctcctgcctcagttttccATTCACCTTGAGCCAGATCTTCAGTTTGTGAGGGTTTGGGATCTTCTCCTTGGGCACAAAGTCACTGACCGGGCACGACGAACTGAAGCCCTTGGCCAAGGTCCAGGGCAGACCCTTCTTTTTGCACTCCTCCTGGGTGTCCCTGGCCGTCATGTCCAAGCACAGGGCATAGCCCGCCACGTGCTCCATGGCGGCCTCCTGGGACACGGCCTGGGCTCTCTTCCCGATCACCACCCCCAGCTCCACTTCGTGGTGCAGGCTGGTGCAGTAGTAGGGCCGGAGGATGGGCGAGCCTTCGCGCACGTAGGCCGAGGAGGGCTTGAGGAAGAAGAGGGGCTCCCGGGGCGGCGCGCTCCCCATCTCCTTGGCGTGCTCGGCGTAGTTGCGCCCCACGCAGACGATGTTCCTGCCCCACTCCCAGAAGCGGGACAGGGGTTTGGAAGAGGCCATGGCCGCGCCGGGTCTCCTTCCCCGGAGACCGCGGCCGCCCTTGGGGCGTCCTTGCCGGGCCCggagccgcgctgccgccgccgccgcctctccTCCGCCCCgctctccttcctgcctccttcccGCCCGCCTGCcggctccccgcccgccgcggaTTGCCCAGGGCAGCCGCCTGCCCCTCGCCTCCTTACCCGGGTCAGCAAATCGCCCGGCCCGGCCGTGCCGAGAGCAGCgcggagggaaggagggggccgggcgggcgcagcgccgcccccgccgcacgccgggccggggccggggccggggccggggccgggccgttccggccgccgctgcccgcctccccggggccggccgcAGGGCGGGGAGCAAAGGTaaccgggccgggccggggcacCGGGCGGGGCGCGCCGCACCATGCTCggcgggggctggcggggcctTGGCACCGCCCTGGCGGCCTTGGGAGCTGGGGCCCTGCTCCGAGCCGGTACgtggggcgggcggcgcggctcGCCCGGCGCCGGGGATGCACCCCGGTGGGACCCGGGGGACGGGCAGCGCCTCCTctgcggccgggccggggcttGGGGGTCGGGCCGCgtccccggcggcggggccggggcgtgGGGAGCGGTGGGATGGCCCTtcgcagcggggctggggtccGTGCAGCGACCTCCTTGCAGCTGGGACCGGGACAGGGGGGGCGTGCGATGCCCCCCTTGCAGCCGGGACCGGGTGGGGGGCGTGCCGTGGCCCCGTGCAGCCGGGACCCGCAGGGAGCTGGGCGGCTGCAGGCACCCGGCCGTGGGTGGCCGGCCCTGGGGCTGTCAGCGGGTCCCCCGGCAAGCTCGGAAGtttgatgtgttttttttttccctcgtTTCGTTTCCCGGCTCAGGGGTGCGCCGAGGTTTTTAAGCTGACTCACAGCCCCAAGTAGGTCAGTATCTGCGCAGCTGGAGCCTGTATTTCTCGGTGGCTTTTCGTATCAATAACCCGTCTGGGAGGCTCCTGTGGAGTTTCTGGGCTGCCAAAGTGCTGGTTATCGCTCTGGGAGGAGGGttgggggacaggggctggCATTTACACTGAATTTGATGGGTGGCAGATTGTATTGGCAACATAGACAAAAAACAACTAAAACCGTCTGAGCTTTGCATTTACGTTTAGGGCCTAAGTTCTGAAAGTGTCTCCTTGAACTAGAGCTTGGGCTTTAGCTTGACAGCGTCTCTGGGAAGTCTTGCCAGAGGCCTTTTGCATCACTCCAATTTTAAGACCTGGCCTTAACGAGTGAGAATTCATTGGAGTTAACTGCCAGACTTGGAAACCCTGATGCTTTCTCAGGAACAAGTATGTCAAAACGAGTAACTAGCAGCTCCTGAgttccccaggctgcagggtgggtgcTGCACCTTCCACGCAGGCTTTGCTCCACCAGTGGGTGGGTGCGTGCCCTGCCCACActggctggagctggctgt
Above is a genomic segment from Ciconia boyciana chromosome 13, ASM3463844v1, whole genome shotgun sequence containing:
- the FAHD1 gene encoding oxaloacetate tautomerase FAHD1, mitochondrial encodes the protein MASSKPLSRFWEWGRNIVCVGRNYAEHAKEMGSAPPREPLFFLKPSSAYVREGSPILRPYYCTSLHHEVELGVVIGKRAQAVSQEAAMEHVAGYALCLDMTARDTQEECKKKGLPWTLAKGFSSSCPVSDFVPKEKIPNPHKLKIWLKVNGKLRQEGETSSMIFSIPYLISYISEIFTLEEGDLILTGTPKGVGSVEANDEIEAGISDVISMRFKVAQQTRGS
- the MEIOB gene encoding meiosis-specific with OB domain-containing protein — its product is MNSRGECICSRDRGDCFWKLQNVIGVVIGKTDVRGFPDRKNIGSERYTFSFTIRDSPTYFINVNSWGREEYIRSLSESFRVGDCVTIENPLVQSKEAEREEKFNPVTPSCYKLLLSENHSVVKTSSCYEMDTKLLSLLHLPVKDPQDYYSLGDIIANGQSLDGRILNVLAAVMSVGEPKYFMTSDKRKGQRCEVKLYDETEMSFPIVCWDNESIQLAQSWIPRETVIFASDVRINFDKFRNCMTATVISKTIITTNPVETIVDVYTVEQMKEKALQSDGKLEPVYGIIYGYISTLDIDDNASKVIRNRCSICRFLVNEMSNTCTFCSDISSDSKSTFASFDILVDLTDHTGTLYSCYLSDCVAEETLGCTVHEFLTLTEDKKTALKWQLLLERSKIYFKVTLSPSWRTGLKVNVLSCKLADPIEASQSLSGKEIGNKRLHYMA